From Phycisphaerae bacterium, the proteins below share one genomic window:
- a CDS encoding PxKF domain-containing protein, translated as MKPFSVCKKFLCLSLVLAIAACDPVAVPTLPIATPSPTPTAEVGPRPRLPKSVTGFLPKSSSAHALTVPCSSSNGPAMVTDKPDYAPGEIATLAGCGFWADEPIDISVSIDDPITGAHIGDYDWNVEFTDANGAFSTQYLIPQEAAWMILTATAMGYESGLIATVTFTDHPGSNFSLAGPPAPSMTKTDGTGIVSISVNVAQTGGAAIALNGVKARGTTADGVDEGTPFDGVLSKAGGGYGTWTGSFTGIAGRTYRLSDVELTLGDGHLPTPGISPNILLDIPACNTATVATCPVDVDEGDTTVSVSASLTRTATFAYTTPAGAVNDGAVTFTVTRDSDAMVMGTLSGVAVSSGTTGAQLVTVAALTSGAYTLSAVYTGNTTASPGGIRHANSSNSCGFNVASSCTAPTGVTITAPADGAEIEATNHPDCDEADVTVTAEAIGGTAPVTLTYKLDAGAFQASSTFLAVGLGAHTITVKATNACGSAESSINFTIVPEEEPITFVDITSPADGAEFVSCDPVDIAVSADHDGTDVTLTWYVDNVEVVPVAGQISVAPANPPTGARTLKVVASNNCTPVSPQDEITIYVRGIPVSDVTISDPTADQVFTAANCTDAEVIVSASVNADACEPVTFTYSLDGGTAQASNTFTAALGSHSVIATASNEWNTTPVDSDAVSFSVKAETEVTIDPLPADYGAGSCERTVTGTLKDSCGTALVGETVTLLASINGGSFDSVGSDTTDGSGAWSVTWGGSENLMPGSTVQYRATYAGNDSYFPDDSPDSDLVLVHYVWGGVGPPLSETTVRKVKRGSTVPVKFRIYDCDGAEICTNIGLANGGKHTVALYYNANAVPYGDDTWEDAGSSSPSGTDFRYSGTCGDGQWIFNLNTGTALLNCTYKIVINLDDGSSHNVFISIVR; from the coding sequence ATGAAGCCGTTTTCCGTCTGCAAGAAATTTCTCTGCCTTTCACTGGTTCTGGCAATCGCCGCGTGCGACCCGGTCGCCGTGCCCACGCTACCCATCGCGACTCCGTCGCCGACACCGACTGCCGAAGTGGGACCGCGGCCGCGCCTCCCCAAGAGCGTCACCGGCTTTCTGCCGAAGTCCTCCTCGGCGCACGCTCTCACGGTGCCCTGTTCATCGAGCAACGGGCCGGCCATGGTCACAGACAAGCCTGATTACGCTCCGGGCGAAATCGCAACGCTGGCAGGTTGCGGCTTCTGGGCGGACGAGCCGATCGACATCAGCGTTTCCATCGACGATCCCATTACCGGCGCGCATATCGGCGACTACGACTGGAACGTCGAATTCACCGACGCCAATGGGGCCTTTAGTACGCAATACCTGATTCCACAAGAAGCCGCCTGGATGATCCTCACCGCCACGGCGATGGGTTACGAATCTGGCCTCATTGCCACCGTTACCTTTACTGATCATCCCGGCAGTAATTTCAGCCTCGCCGGGCCACCGGCGCCGTCAATGACCAAGACCGACGGGACGGGGATCGTCTCGATCTCCGTGAATGTCGCGCAGACCGGTGGCGCCGCCATCGCGCTCAACGGCGTGAAGGCCCGCGGAACGACGGCCGATGGTGTGGACGAGGGAACGCCCTTCGACGGCGTACTGTCCAAAGCGGGCGGAGGCTACGGCACCTGGACAGGGTCTTTCACTGGTATCGCCGGACGAACCTATCGATTGAGTGACGTTGAATTAACCCTGGGCGATGGACACCTGCCGACACCCGGCATTTCCCCCAATATTCTCTTGGACATCCCCGCCTGCAATACGGCGACCGTCGCAACGTGCCCCGTCGATGTCGACGAAGGGGACACCACCGTCTCGGTTTCAGCGTCCCTGACTCGAACCGCGACGTTTGCGTACACCACACCGGCCGGCGCTGTGAATGATGGCGCGGTCACCTTTACCGTCACCCGAGACAGCGACGCGATGGTCATGGGAACCCTCTCCGGCGTGGCCGTCTCCAGTGGAACGACCGGAGCTCAACTGGTGACCGTGGCGGCTCTAACCTCCGGCGCCTATACACTGAGCGCGGTCTACACGGGCAACACGACGGCCTCCCCCGGCGGAATCCGTCACGCCAACAGCTCTAATTCCTGCGGCTTCAATGTCGCGTCCAGTTGTACAGCGCCCACCGGTGTGACCATTACTGCTCCTGCCGACGGCGCCGAAATCGAGGCCACCAACCACCCCGACTGTGACGAGGCCGACGTGACGGTCACGGCTGAGGCGATCGGTGGCACTGCTCCGGTCACCCTCACCTACAAACTCGACGCCGGCGCGTTTCAGGCCTCGTCCACTTTCCTCGCCGTCGGGCTCGGAGCGCACACGATTACCGTGAAGGCCACGAACGCCTGCGGCAGCGCGGAAAGCTCCATCAACTTTACCATCGTGCCCGAAGAGGAGCCGATCACGTTCGTCGACATCACCAGTCCGGCGGATGGCGCGGAATTCGTCTCCTGCGACCCGGTGGACATCGCGGTCTCCGCGGATCACGACGGCACGGACGTCACGTTAACTTGGTACGTAGACAATGTCGAAGTCGTGCCGGTCGCCGGGCAGATCAGCGTCGCGCCGGCCAACCCGCCCACTGGGGCGCGGACCCTTAAGGTCGTGGCCAGCAATAACTGCACGCCGGTGTCGCCGCAGGATGAAATCACCATCTACGTCCGGGGGATCCCGGTCAGCGACGTTACGATCAGTGACCCGACTGCCGACCAGGTGTTCACCGCCGCGAATTGCACGGATGCCGAAGTGATCGTGAGTGCTTCGGTCAATGCCGACGCCTGCGAGCCTGTTACGTTCACTTACAGCCTGGATGGCGGCACTGCCCAGGCGTCGAACACTTTCACCGCCGCCCTCGGCTCACACAGCGTCATCGCTACGGCGAGTAATGAGTGGAACACGACCCCGGTGGATAGTGACGCCGTGAGTTTCTCGGTAAAGGCCGAAACCGAAGTCACCATCGACCCTCTGCCCGCCGACTATGGCGCAGGGTCGTGCGAGCGAACCGTTACCGGCACGCTGAAGGATTCCTGCGGCACGGCGCTGGTAGGCGAAACCGTCACCCTGCTCGCCTCTATCAATGGCGGGTCGTTTGATTCTGTGGGTTCCGATACGACCGATGGCAGTGGCGCGTGGAGCGTCACCTGGGGCGGAAGCGAGAACCTCATGCCCGGCAGCACGGTGCAGTATCGCGCGACTTACGCCGGCAATGATTCCTACTTCCCGGATGACTCGCCCGATAGCGACTTGGTTCTCGTTCACTATGTCTGGGGCGGCGTCGGCCCACCGCTCAGCGAGACGACCGTACGAAAGGTCAAGCGCGGCAGCACTGTGCCGGTGAAGTTCAGGATCTACGACTGCGATGGCGCCGAAATCTGCACGAACATCGGCCTCGCCAACGGTGGCAAGCACACCGTCGCCCTCTACTACAACGCCAACGCGGTCCCGTACGGCGACGATACCTGGGAGGATGCCGGCAGCAGCAGCCCGAGCGGCACCGACTTCCGCTATAGCGGAACGTGCGGCGACGGCCAGTGGATCTTCAACCTGAACACCGGCACCGCGCTGCTCAACTGCACCTACAAGATCGTCATCAACCTGGACGACGGGAGTTCCCACAACGTGTTTATTTCCATCGTCCGTTGA
- a CDS encoding choice-of-anchor B family protein, translating into MKMRISWNGRLCPTRLVVALIAFAATPLAAQPFPSNNVSLQSWLPLSSFSPLPENGNDCWGYVSGSGREYALMGLANQLAVVEITNPASPTIVGSISHSNSLWADVKVYGNYCYVSNETGGGIDVVDLSNVDAGTVTLVQRFTGGGVSSAHNVALNVESGYLYLCGANINGGALVAVSLADPANPVIAGSWTASAAYTHDSQIVTYTSGPYAGREIAFCSDGGTGFDIVDVTNKSAMFLVARRTYPSLSYCHQGWLSEDRNHFYINDETDGINRTTIFDVSDIDNPVIVGEYSAGVGATDHNQYVLGNFMYEADYHAGLRIFCLDNPLAPLQVGYFDTYPEDNNSGYEGAWSVFPYFPSGNVIISDINRGLFVVDPSQALTAGSVAFSYPDGPPALLCPDGGTRVRVNIAASCGATLNAASPQLHYDAGSGYTSVALELVAPGEYDAVFPAIPCQTQVSYYVRADSNLPSSFTDPAGAPASTYSAVVATDKVISLTETFELAGAWTVGDPSSPDTATIGIWSRNVPQPTAAQPGDDHTPGAATMCWITDYRAGTGVGTYDVDNGKTTLRSPTLDLSTISDPWIGYWRWYSNTAGSAPNQDVFTVDISSNDGSSWTNVETVGPAGPQTSGGWFYHEFRVADIVTPNNQIRLRFVAADVAPGSIVEAALDDFEIFTYKCCLKGDANEDGMVDSFDIQAYTNAFLAQPVFCTTMFCNLDMDSDHVLETGDDVEGFVACLLNGACP; encoded by the coding sequence ATGAAAATGCGAATTTCATGGAACGGCAGACTTTGTCCAACACGATTGGTCGTTGCTCTTATCGCGTTCGCCGCGACGCCGCTCGCGGCGCAGCCGTTCCCCTCGAACAACGTCAGCTTGCAAAGCTGGCTTCCGCTCTCCAGCTTTTCGCCGCTGCCCGAAAACGGGAATGACTGTTGGGGCTACGTCTCCGGGTCCGGCCGCGAATATGCCCTCATGGGGCTCGCGAACCAACTCGCGGTAGTCGAGATTACCAATCCCGCCTCCCCTACGATCGTCGGCAGTATCTCGCACTCCAATAGTCTGTGGGCGGACGTGAAGGTCTACGGCAACTACTGCTACGTCTCCAACGAGACCGGCGGCGGCATCGACGTCGTCGATCTTTCCAACGTGGATGCGGGAACCGTTACGCTCGTGCAGCGCTTCACGGGCGGAGGCGTGTCCAGCGCGCATAATGTCGCCCTGAATGTCGAAAGCGGTTACCTGTACCTTTGTGGGGCCAATATCAACGGCGGCGCGTTGGTAGCGGTCAGTCTCGCCGATCCGGCCAACCCCGTGATCGCGGGATCATGGACGGCCTCAGCCGCCTACACGCACGATTCTCAGATCGTCACGTACACCAGCGGTCCTTATGCCGGTCGCGAGATTGCGTTTTGTAGTGATGGCGGGACCGGTTTTGACATCGTGGACGTGACCAACAAGTCCGCTATGTTTCTGGTCGCGCGACGCACCTATCCCAGCCTCAGCTATTGCCACCAGGGGTGGTTGAGCGAAGACCGAAATCATTTCTATATCAACGACGAGACGGATGGAATTAACCGTACGACAATCTTTGATGTTTCCGATATCGACAACCCGGTGATCGTGGGAGAATACAGCGCGGGCGTCGGTGCCACGGACCACAACCAATATGTTCTTGGGAACTTCATGTACGAGGCCGACTATCACGCCGGCTTAAGGATCTTCTGTCTGGACAATCCGCTCGCGCCTCTGCAGGTGGGTTACTTCGATACGTATCCCGAGGACAATAACTCCGGGTACGAGGGCGCGTGGAGCGTGTTCCCCTACTTCCCAAGCGGCAATGTGATCATCAGCGACATCAATCGCGGGCTCTTTGTGGTCGATCCATCGCAGGCCCTCACGGCCGGCAGCGTCGCGTTTTCCTACCCCGACGGACCTCCCGCGCTGCTTTGCCCGGATGGTGGCACGCGAGTTCGTGTCAATATCGCCGCGTCGTGTGGCGCGACGTTAAACGCCGCCAGCCCACAGCTTCATTATGACGCCGGTAGCGGTTACACCTCGGTGGCGCTGGAATTGGTCGCGCCCGGCGAGTATGACGCCGTTTTTCCGGCGATCCCGTGCCAGACGCAGGTTTCCTATTACGTAAGGGCGGACAGCAATCTCCCATCATCCTTTACCGACCCGGCCGGTGCCCCGGCTTCCACCTACTCCGCCGTCGTCGCCACCGACAAGGTCATTTCCCTGACGGAAACGTTCGAGCTTGCCGGGGCCTGGACCGTTGGTGATCCCAGCTCGCCCGATACCGCCACGATCGGAATCTGGAGCCGCAACGTTCCGCAGCCGACAGCGGCCCAACCGGGGGACGATCATACGCCGGGTGCCGCAACGATGTGCTGGATAACGGACTACCGGGCTGGAACGGGCGTCGGGACATACGACGTGGACAACGGCAAGACGACCCTGCGTTCGCCAACGCTGGATTTAAGCACCATCTCCGACCCGTGGATCGGCTATTGGCGCTGGTACTCAAATACCGCCGGCTCGGCGCCGAACCAGGACGTCTTTACCGTCGATATCTCCTCGAACGACGGTTCGAGTTGGACGAATGTCGAGACCGTCGGTCCCGCGGGCCCCCAGACTTCCGGCGGCTGGTTTTATCACGAGTTCCGCGTGGCCGATATCGTCACGCCCAACAATCAAATCCGCCTGCGTTTCGTCGCGGCCGATGTCGCCCCGGGGTCCATCGTCGAGGCAGCGCTCGATGATTTCGAGATCTTTACCTACAAGTGCTGTCTCAAGGGCGATGCGAATGAAGACGGCATGGTCGATTCTTTCGATATCCAGGCCTACACCAACGCCTTTCTGGCCCAGCCGGTCTTTTGCACGACGATGTTCTGCAACCTGGATATGGACAGCGACCACGTGCTGGAGACGGGGGATGACGTAGAGGGCTTTGTGGCCTGCCTCCTCAACGGCGCGTGCCCGTAG
- a CDS encoding DUF4190 domain-containing protein: MAGPPVPSPIEPLPYAGPPAMQPGAGKATASLILGIISVVFWLCPPVGLVLSVTGLVLGIMAQREYRRRSAKAGIILCVIGLLCTLVNGGYGAYMGATGKHALVNRLLPQTTQPVSTSVAP; this comes from the coding sequence ATGGCCGGTCCGCCCGTTCCAAGTCCCATCGAGCCGCTTCCCTATGCCGGACCCCCAGCGATGCAGCCGGGCGCCGGCAAGGCGACCGCGTCGCTTATCCTCGGCATCATCAGCGTGGTGTTCTGGTTGTGCCCGCCCGTCGGTCTTGTCCTCTCGGTGACAGGATTGGTGCTCGGCATCATGGCGCAGCGTGAGTACCGCCGCCGCTCGGCGAAGGCGGGCATCATCCTGTGCGTGATCGGACTGCTGTGCACGCTTGTGAACGGCGGATATGGCGCGTACATGGGAGCGACCGGGAAACATGCGTTGGTAAATCGCCTGCTGCCACAAACGACTCAGCCCGTCAGTACCAGTGTGGCGCCGTAG
- a CDS encoding proline--tRNA ligase, which yields MRWSRYLIPTTKEVPKDAVVPSHQLMLRAGLIRQLAAGIYSYLPLGYRALRKIEDIVREEMNAAGAIELHMPVLHPIELWQQTGRTAAMGEVLLKLRPVKDGDEGDWRAQTVLGPTHEEPVTEIARAFLSSYKMLPINLYQIQVKFRGEARPKSGVLRTREFLMKDAYSFHRDKASLDEGYQKMYDAYCRIFSRCGLPYIAVEAESGPIGGDASHEFMVLTDAGEDMVALSENGDYAANTERAVAAPLSQDTAEMLPMSEVHTPSQRTIDEVCAFLKTKPSQMIKTLVYVGTEAQRHEGTKVGASPHRESPASLPVVVLVRGDHEVNENKLNRIASGRLELADPGTIRQLTGADVGFAGPHSLKGACRVIIDQAVAVMRNGATGANKTDYHAINVNPGRDFPLTGENVTVADVRTVVDGDLSPTGSASPIRLKKAIEVGHVFKLGTKYSDSLKATFLDNDGKPKSFIMGCYGIGLNRIMAAAIEAHRDDSGIVWPASIAPFSVLIVALDPREKEVMDTAERIYNELTAAGIDVLFDDRDERAGFKFKDADLIGIPLRITVGRKALAEGVVELKERARPDVEKLPPAGIVIRALELIRQGG from the coding sequence ATGCGCTGGTCCCGTTACCTGATCCCCACCACCAAGGAAGTCCCCAAGGACGCCGTCGTCCCATCGCATCAGCTCATGCTCCGGGCCGGGCTGATTCGCCAACTTGCGGCGGGCATCTACAGCTACCTGCCGCTGGGCTATCGCGCGCTCCGCAAGATTGAGGACATTGTCCGTGAGGAGATGAACGCCGCCGGGGCCATCGAGCTGCACATGCCCGTCCTGCACCCCATCGAGCTGTGGCAGCAGACCGGTCGGACCGCGGCGATGGGCGAGGTGCTACTCAAGCTCCGACCGGTGAAGGACGGCGACGAGGGGGACTGGCGGGCGCAGACGGTGCTGGGCCCCACGCACGAGGAGCCGGTCACGGAGATCGCGCGGGCGTTTTTGTCCAGCTACAAGATGCTGCCCATCAACCTGTACCAGATTCAGGTGAAGTTCCGCGGGGAGGCGCGGCCCAAGAGCGGCGTCCTGCGGACGCGCGAGTTCCTCATGAAGGACGCGTACAGCTTCCACCGCGACAAGGCGAGCCTCGATGAGGGCTATCAGAAGATGTACGACGCGTATTGCCGCATCTTCAGCCGCTGCGGTCTGCCGTACATCGCCGTCGAGGCGGAGAGCGGGCCGATCGGCGGCGACGCCTCGCACGAGTTCATGGTGCTGACCGATGCGGGGGAGGACATGGTCGCGCTGTCGGAGAACGGCGACTATGCGGCGAACACCGAGCGGGCCGTGGCGGCGCCCTTGTCGCAGGATACGGCCGAGATGCTGCCGATGAGCGAGGTCCACACGCCGAGCCAGCGGACGATTGACGAGGTGTGCGCTTTTCTGAAGACGAAGCCGAGTCAGATGATTAAGACGTTGGTTTACGTAGGCACGGAGGCACAAAGGCACGAAGGCACAAAGGTAGGAGCAAGCCCACACCGCGAATCTCCAGCCTCGTTGCCGGTTGTGGTGCTAGTGCGGGGGGATCATGAAGTTAATGAGAACAAACTTAACCGGATCGCCAGCGGGCGACTCGAACTAGCCGATCCGGGGACGATTCGACAACTGACCGGAGCGGATGTCGGCTTCGCCGGACCGCATTCGCTCAAGGGGGCGTGCCGCGTCATTATCGATCAGGCGGTCGCCGTCATGCGCAATGGCGCGACGGGGGCGAACAAAACGGACTACCACGCGATCAATGTGAACCCCGGACGCGATTTCCCGCTCACGGGCGAGAATGTGACCGTCGCGGACGTGCGGACCGTCGTGGATGGCGATCTGTCGCCAACGGGGAGCGCGTCGCCGATTCGGCTCAAGAAGGCGATCGAGGTCGGGCACGTCTTCAAGCTGGGCACAAAATACAGCGACTCGCTCAAGGCTACGTTTCTCGACAACGACGGCAAGCCCAAGAGCTTCATCATGGGCTGCTACGGTATCGGACTGAATCGCATCATGGCGGCGGCGATCGAGGCGCATCGCGACGATTCCGGGATTGTTTGGCCGGCGTCGATTGCACCGTTCTCCGTGCTGATCGTCGCGCTCGACCCGCGTGAAAAAGAGGTGATGGATACCGCTGAGCGGATCTACAACGAACTGACGGCCGCGGGCATCGACGTGCTTTTTGATGACCGGGATGAACGGGCGGGCTTTAAGTTCAAGGACGCCGATTTGATCGGAATCCCATTGCGGATCACGGTCGGGCGGAAGGCGCTGGCGGAGGGGGTGGTGGAGTTGAAGGAACGGGCCAGGCCCGATGTCGAGAAACTCCCGCCGGCGGGGATTGTGATCCGGGCGCTGGAACTCATACGACAAGGCGGTTGA
- the asnA gene encoding aspartate--ammonia ligase: protein MADKKADLAGPGIGTYEEVEKILPADYRSLLSNKETQLALTALKRYIEDHLCKELNLIRVEVPLIVDVESGVNDFLDRDGSRTPIQFHITNDHNKHPVDAQVVQAATKWKRMALKQFDMKVGEGLVTDMRAVRKDYFLDHDHSVYVDQWDWEKVITPEQRNLNFLKDTVRRIWKVIKGAEGFIQGQFPALRTNRYPNLPDELVFLHAEEILDMYPDLPRKARETAILQKHPAVFIIGIGWTLTDGYPHELRAADYDDWVTETASVSGQPMHGLNGDILVWNPVTRRRHELTSMGIRVTKETLKMQLEITRQLDFLKLPYHQAILKDEIPLSIGGRIGQSRTTMLLLRKAHLGEVSVTVWPKVLKEMCRRKNIFVLD, encoded by the coding sequence ATGGCAGACAAAAAAGCGGATCTCGCCGGACCGGGCATTGGAACGTACGAAGAGGTCGAAAAGATCCTGCCGGCGGATTATCGATCGCTCCTTTCGAACAAGGAGACGCAACTCGCGCTCACGGCATTGAAGCGCTACATCGAGGATCACTTGTGCAAGGAACTGAATCTCATCCGCGTCGAGGTGCCGCTAATTGTCGACGTGGAGAGCGGCGTGAACGATTTCCTCGATCGGGACGGTTCGCGGACTCCGATTCAATTCCACATCACCAACGACCACAACAAGCACCCCGTCGATGCGCAGGTCGTCCAGGCGGCGACGAAGTGGAAGCGGATGGCCCTCAAGCAATTCGACATGAAGGTCGGCGAGGGGCTGGTCACGGACATGCGGGCGGTCCGCAAGGACTACTTCCTCGACCACGATCACAGCGTCTATGTGGATCAGTGGGATTGGGAAAAGGTGATTACACCGGAGCAGAGGAACCTGAATTTCCTGAAGGATACGGTCCGCAGGATTTGGAAGGTCATCAAAGGGGCCGAGGGGTTCATCCAGGGGCAATTCCCCGCCCTGCGGACGAACCGGTACCCGAATCTCCCCGACGAGCTTGTCTTTCTGCACGCCGAGGAGATCCTCGACATGTATCCCGACCTGCCGCGGAAGGCCCGCGAGACGGCGATCCTGCAAAAGCACCCGGCGGTCTTCATCATCGGGATCGGCTGGACGCTAACCGACGGCTATCCGCACGAGCTGCGGGCGGCGGATTACGACGATTGGGTCACGGAGACGGCCTCGGTCTCGGGCCAACCAATGCACGGGCTGAACGGCGACATCCTGGTGTGGAACCCGGTCACGCGGCGGCGGCACGAGCTGACGTCGATGGGCATTCGCGTCACGAAAGAGACTCTCAAGATGCAGTTGGAGATCACGCGACAGCTCGATTTCCTGAAGCTGCCCTACCACCAGGCGATCCTCAAGGACGAGATTCCGCTGAGCATCGGCGGCAGGATCGGGCAATCGCGGACGACCATGCTGCTGCTCCGCAAGGCGCATTTGGGAGAGGTCAGTGTGACAGTCTGGCCGAAGGTGTTGAAGGAGATGTGCCGGCGGAAAAATATCTTCGTCCTGGATTAG
- a CDS encoding DUF1579 domain-containing protein: MKPDPAAIQKMMQEWMRCAMPGPEHKGLEKLVGHWTTATKQWMDPTAPPTESKGRSENKLAFDGRFVVADIEGSCMGQRTRTMTIIGYDVYKKRYVSVALGDMGTGVYLMTGDMGTDGKTLTFHCEMDDAMGKRPTRFVIRIEGDDRHVFEAYDSCGGQEFRVVETVYTRVK, translated from the coding sequence ATGAAACCTGACCCCGCGGCAATACAGAAGATGATGCAGGAGTGGATGCGCTGCGCCATGCCCGGCCCAGAGCACAAGGGGCTGGAGAAGCTGGTGGGCCATTGGACGACGGCTACCAAGCAGTGGATGGACCCGACGGCCCCGCCGACCGAATCGAAGGGGCGGAGCGAAAATAAGCTGGCCTTCGACGGCCGGTTTGTCGTCGCGGACATCGAGGGCTCCTGCATGGGCCAGCGGACGAGGACGATGACCATCATCGGCTACGATGTATACAAAAAAAGATACGTCAGCGTCGCGCTGGGCGACATGGGCACGGGCGTCTACCTGATGACCGGCGACATGGGCACGGACGGCAAGACCTTGACGTTTCATTGCGAGATGGATGACGCGATGGGCAAGCGGCCGACGCGGTTCGTGATCCGCATCGAGGGCGACGATCGGCACGTCTTTGAGGCGTACGACTCGTGCGGGGGTCAGGAATTCCGCGTGGTCGAGACCGTTTATACGCGGGTCAAGTAA
- a CDS encoding SRPBCC domain-containing protein translates to METKPDTRSFEMQLGINAPPEAVWKALTDSLELTRWFPLNAKVKPGVGGSIWTSWGPPFEGESPIQVWEPNKHLRTGWPTWDAGAPDVERQRIAVDYHLEGRSGRTILRVVHSGFGKDAKWDKEYDGVSGGWAFELRGLRHYLENHRGRDRRVVWSKKPTSLSVAQTASRLIGPAGKVFRGSIEGLKEGDRYRLEIVGTDHHIEGIVAVNTPPRAFSGTVTNLNNAFFRLGIEACGPEGTEEVWTWFSTYGLPGEVCENLERDLMPVLDRALAK, encoded by the coding sequence ATGGAAACGAAACCCGATACCCGATCGTTTGAGATGCAACTGGGAATCAACGCCCCTCCCGAGGCCGTGTGGAAGGCGTTGACGGATTCACTGGAACTGACGCGCTGGTTCCCGCTGAATGCCAAGGTCAAGCCGGGCGTGGGCGGCAGCATCTGGACCTCGTGGGGCCCGCCGTTTGAAGGGGAATCGCCGATCCAGGTCTGGGAGCCGAACAAGCACCTGCGGACCGGCTGGCCGACCTGGGATGCGGGCGCGCCGGATGTCGAGCGCCAGAGGATCGCCGTCGATTACCACCTTGAAGGCCGTAGCGGGAGGACGATCCTGCGCGTTGTGCATTCCGGCTTCGGTAAGGACGCCAAATGGGACAAGGAATACGACGGGGTCTCCGGCGGTTGGGCCTTTGAGCTGCGTGGCCTGCGGCATTATCTCGAGAACCATCGCGGCCGAGACCGGCGCGTCGTTTGGTCGAAGAAGCCAACAAGCCTGTCGGTCGCTCAAACGGCGAGTCGGCTCATCGGACCCGCGGGAAAGGTATTTCGCGGAAGCATCGAAGGCCTGAAGGAAGGCGATCGCTATCGACTGGAGATCGTGGGCACAGATCACCACATCGAGGGTATCGTCGCTGTGAACACGCCGCCGCGGGCATTCTCCGGCACGGTAACGAATCTGAACAACGCGTTTTTCCGGTTAGGAATCGAGGCGTGCGGGCCGGAGGGGACGGAGGAGGTCTGGACGTGGTTCTCGACGTATGGACTTCCCGGCGAGGTGTGCGAAAACTTGGAGCGCGACCTCATGCCCGTACTCGATCGCGCGCTGGCGAAATAG
- a CDS encoding SRPBCC domain-containing protein → MSNDKGPRSIEKEIRVLAPVEAVWKALTDAEELTRWFPLEARVKPGEGGSMWMAWKTDWQHETPIAAWEPNKRLKLIYVEPTPPAKPGEPEPPFKIPYQVAVEYTLESRGGETVLRLVHSGFAADASWDSQYDGTVSGWDFQLAGLKLYLERHRGTPRRCIYCRVAIPHVSIEEAWGKLMSPAGLLQVEHPAPSQADARYAFTTAAGDRLEGVVHAWKPPKGFSATVTNLNDAWMRLHIEELTLFNRRDVNFFMGTYAVPQERVAELQTRFDGLLHTLFAET, encoded by the coding sequence ATGAGCAACGATAAAGGCCCGCGATCAATTGAAAAGGAGATTCGCGTCCTCGCGCCCGTTGAGGCCGTGTGGAAGGCACTGACGGACGCGGAGGAGTTGACGCGTTGGTTCCCGCTCGAAGCCCGGGTCAAACCGGGTGAAGGCGGCTCGATGTGGATGGCGTGGAAGACCGACTGGCAACACGAGACGCCCATCGCGGCGTGGGAGCCGAACAAGCGGCTGAAGCTGATCTATGTCGAACCGACGCCGCCCGCCAAGCCGGGTGAGCCGGAGCCGCCGTTCAAGATCCCCTATCAAGTCGCCGTCGAATACACGCTCGAATCGCGCGGCGGCGAAACGGTACTGCGGCTGGTTCACTCCGGCTTTGCAGCGGACGCTTCGTGGGATTCGCAATACGACGGGACGGTGAGCGGCTGGGATTTTCAGCTCGCTGGTCTCAAGCTCTACCTGGAGCGCCATCGGGGCACGCCGCGGCGCTGCATTTATTGCCGCGTGGCGATTCCGCACGTTTCGATCGAGGAAGCGTGGGGCAAGTTGATGAGCCCCGCCGGGTTGCTGCAAGTCGAACACCCGGCCCCGTCGCAGGCCGATGCGCGATACGCGTTCACGACGGCGGCAGGCGATCGGCTCGAAGGCGTGGTACATGCCTGGAAGCCGCCCAAGGGCTTTTCCGCGACGGTTACGAACCTGAACGACGCGTGGATGCGGCTGCACATTGAAGAATTGACGCTCTTCAATCGCCGCGACGTGAACTTTTTCATGGGGACCTATGCCGTGCCGCAGGAACGAGTTGCGGAATTGCAAACCCGCTTCGACGGGTTGCTCCACACGCTTTTCGCGGAGACATAG